Proteins encoded by one window of Ovis canadensis isolate MfBH-ARS-UI-01 breed Bighorn chromosome 14, ARS-UI_OviCan_v2, whole genome shotgun sequence:
- the PPM1N gene encoding probable protein phosphatase 1N isoform X4, translated as MAALARLLERLLWPARKEEEMEEEEGRRSPNRPQSLLDAPRCAQRPHGGAAAAWGLRFGASAVQGWRAHMEDAHCACLALPGLPPGWAFFAVLDGHGGARAALFGARHLKGQVLEALGPEPSEPQGVCEALRRAFLSADARLRALWPRGEPGGSTAVALLVSPRFLYLAHCGDSRAVLSRSGAVAFSTEDHRPIRPRERERIHDAGGTISRRRLEGSLAVSRALGDFAYKEAPGRPPEQQLVSAEPEGSLDNMTCLLVCFPGAPRPCEEAVRKEVLLDAALGHRVAELCASASEPPSLNTVFRTLASEDIPDLPPGGGLYCKATVIAEAYSQFYQASRQRCVGLHMRWQEFLLQVYVPGT; from the exons ATGGCGGCCCTTGCCCGCCTGCTGGAACGTCTCCTTTGGCCAGCCCGCAAGgaagaggagatggaggaagaggagggacgCAGGTCTCCCAACCGGCCTCAGTCCCTCCTAGACGCGCCGCGTTGCGCTCAGCGGCCGCACGGGGGTGCGGCGGCGGCGTGGGGTCTGCGCTTCGGGGCTAGCGCAGTACAGGGCTGGCGCGCACACATGGAGGACGCTCATTGCGCTTGCCTTGCGCTACCCGGGCTGCCCCCGGGCTGGGCTTTCTTCGCAGTCCTCGACGGCCACGGCGGGGCAAGAGCCGCCCTCTTCGGCGCGCGCCATCTGAAGGGCCAAGTACTTGAGGCGCTGGGCCCGGAGCCCAGCGAGCCCCAGGGCGTATGCGAAGCACTGCGCCGCGCCTTTCTGAGCGCAGACGCGCGCCTGCGTGCGCTCTGGCCCCGCGGAGAGCCGGGGGGCTCCACCGCTGTGGCGTTACTGGTTTCCCCGCGCTTTCTGTACCTGGCGCACTGCGGTGACTCTCGCGCGGTGCTGAGTCGCTCCGGCGCCGTGGCCTTCAGCACCGAGGACCATCGGCCCATCCGTCCCCGAGAACGTGAACGCATCCATGACGCGGGCGGCACCATCAGCCGTCGGCGCCTCGAGGGCTCTTTGGCAGTGTCCAGAGCACTGGGAGACTTTGCCTACAAAGAGGCTCCGGGAAGGCCCCCAGAACAGCAACTCGTTTCCGCGGAGCCTGAG GGCAGCCTGGAcaacatgacctgcctcctggtcTGCTTTCCGGGGGCTCCCAGACCTTGTGAGGAGGCCGTCAGGAAGGAGGTACTGCTCGATGCAGCCCTGGGACACAGAGTTGCAG AGCTGTGTGCCTCTGCTTCAGAGCCCCCCAGCTTGAACACAGTTTTCAGGACTCTGGCCTCTGAGGACATCCCGGATTTACCTCCTGGGGGAGGGCTCTACTGCAA GGCCACAGTCATCGCTGAAGCTTATTCTCAGTTCTACCAGGCCTCAAGACAGCGCTGTGTG ggtctccacatgaggtggcaagAGTTTCTGCTCCAGGTTTACGTCCCAGGAACCTAA
- the PPM1N gene encoding probable protein phosphatase 1N isoform X1 — protein MAALARLLERLLWPARKEEEMEEEEGRRSPNRPQSLLDAPRCAQRPHGGAAAAWGLRFGASAVQGWRAHMEDAHCACLALPGLPPGWAFFAVLDGHGGARAALFGARHLKGQVLEALGPEPSEPQGVCEALRRAFLSADARLRALWPRGEPGGSTAVALLVSPRFLYLAHCGDSRAVLSRSGAVAFSTEDHRPIRPRERERIHDAGGTISRRRLEGSLAVSRALGDFAYKEAPGRPPEQQLVSAEPEVTALARQAEDEFMLLASDGVWDAMSGSALAGLVASRLCLGLAPELLCAQLLDTCLCKGSLDNMTCLLVCFPGAPRPCEEAVRKEVLLDAALGHRVAELCASASEPPSLNTVFRTLASEDIPDLPPGGGLYCKATVIAEAYSQFYQASRQRCVKGQKGAEEPTGAHSVSALRLEA, from the exons ATGGCGGCCCTTGCCCGCCTGCTGGAACGTCTCCTTTGGCCAGCCCGCAAGgaagaggagatggaggaagaggagggacgCAGGTCTCCCAACCGGCCTCAGTCCCTCCTAGACGCGCCGCGTTGCGCTCAGCGGCCGCACGGGGGTGCGGCGGCGGCGTGGGGTCTGCGCTTCGGGGCTAGCGCAGTACAGGGCTGGCGCGCACACATGGAGGACGCTCATTGCGCTTGCCTTGCGCTACCCGGGCTGCCCCCGGGCTGGGCTTTCTTCGCAGTCCTCGACGGCCACGGCGGGGCAAGAGCCGCCCTCTTCGGCGCGCGCCATCTGAAGGGCCAAGTACTTGAGGCGCTGGGCCCGGAGCCCAGCGAGCCCCAGGGCGTATGCGAAGCACTGCGCCGCGCCTTTCTGAGCGCAGACGCGCGCCTGCGTGCGCTCTGGCCCCGCGGAGAGCCGGGGGGCTCCACCGCTGTGGCGTTACTGGTTTCCCCGCGCTTTCTGTACCTGGCGCACTGCGGTGACTCTCGCGCGGTGCTGAGTCGCTCCGGCGCCGTGGCCTTCAGCACCGAGGACCATCGGCCCATCCGTCCCCGAGAACGTGAACGCATCCATGACGCGGGCGGCACCATCAGCCGTCGGCGCCTCGAGGGCTCTTTGGCAGTGTCCAGAGCACTGGGAGACTTTGCCTACAAAGAGGCTCCGGGAAGGCCCCCAGAACAGCAACTCGTTTCCGCGGAGCCTGAGGTGACCGCCCTGGCACGCCAAGCGGAGGACGAGTTCATGCTCTTGGCTTCTGATGGCGTGTGGGACGCGATGTCCGGGTCTGCCCTAGCGGGACTGGTGGCATCGCGCCTCTGTTTGGGCTTGGCCCCAGAGCTTCTCTGCGCGCAGCTGTTGGACACGTGTCTTTGCAAG GGCAGCCTGGAcaacatgacctgcctcctggtcTGCTTTCCGGGGGCTCCCAGACCTTGTGAGGAGGCCGTCAGGAAGGAGGTACTGCTCGATGCAGCCCTGGGACACAGAGTTGCAG AGCTGTGTGCCTCTGCTTCAGAGCCCCCCAGCTTGAACACAGTTTTCAGGACTCTGGCCTCTGAGGACATCCCGGATTTACCTCCTGGGGGAGGGCTCTACTGCAA GGCCACAGTCATCGCTGAAGCTTATTCTCAGTTCTACCAGGCCTCAAGACAGCGCTGTGTG AAGGGGCAGAAAGGGGCTGAGGAACCCACTGGCGCCCATTCAGTCTCTGCCTTGCGCTTGGAGGCTTAA
- the PPM1N gene encoding probable protein phosphatase 1N isoform X2, which translates to MAALARLLERLLWPARKEEEMEEEEGRRSPNRPQSLLDAPRCAQRPHGGAAAAWGLRFGASAVQGWRAHMEDAHCACLALPGLPPGWAFFAVLDGHGGARAALFGARHLKGQVLEALGPEPSEPQGVCEALRRAFLSADARLRALWPRGEPGGSTAVALLVSPRFLYLAHCGDSRAVLSRSGAVAFSTEDHRPIRPRERERIHDAGGTISRRRLEGSLAVSRALGDFAYKEAPGRPPEQQLVSAEPEVTALARQAEDEFMLLASDGVWDAMSGSALAGLVASRLCLGLAPELLCAQLLDTCLCKGSLDNMTCLLVCFPGAPRPCEEAVRKEVLLDAALGHRVAELCASASEPPSLNTVFRTLASEDIPDLPPGGGLYCKATVIAEAYSQFYQASRQRCVGLHMRWQEFLLQVYVPGT; encoded by the exons ATGGCGGCCCTTGCCCGCCTGCTGGAACGTCTCCTTTGGCCAGCCCGCAAGgaagaggagatggaggaagaggagggacgCAGGTCTCCCAACCGGCCTCAGTCCCTCCTAGACGCGCCGCGTTGCGCTCAGCGGCCGCACGGGGGTGCGGCGGCGGCGTGGGGTCTGCGCTTCGGGGCTAGCGCAGTACAGGGCTGGCGCGCACACATGGAGGACGCTCATTGCGCTTGCCTTGCGCTACCCGGGCTGCCCCCGGGCTGGGCTTTCTTCGCAGTCCTCGACGGCCACGGCGGGGCAAGAGCCGCCCTCTTCGGCGCGCGCCATCTGAAGGGCCAAGTACTTGAGGCGCTGGGCCCGGAGCCCAGCGAGCCCCAGGGCGTATGCGAAGCACTGCGCCGCGCCTTTCTGAGCGCAGACGCGCGCCTGCGTGCGCTCTGGCCCCGCGGAGAGCCGGGGGGCTCCACCGCTGTGGCGTTACTGGTTTCCCCGCGCTTTCTGTACCTGGCGCACTGCGGTGACTCTCGCGCGGTGCTGAGTCGCTCCGGCGCCGTGGCCTTCAGCACCGAGGACCATCGGCCCATCCGTCCCCGAGAACGTGAACGCATCCATGACGCGGGCGGCACCATCAGCCGTCGGCGCCTCGAGGGCTCTTTGGCAGTGTCCAGAGCACTGGGAGACTTTGCCTACAAAGAGGCTCCGGGAAGGCCCCCAGAACAGCAACTCGTTTCCGCGGAGCCTGAGGTGACCGCCCTGGCACGCCAAGCGGAGGACGAGTTCATGCTCTTGGCTTCTGATGGCGTGTGGGACGCGATGTCCGGGTCTGCCCTAGCGGGACTGGTGGCATCGCGCCTCTGTTTGGGCTTGGCCCCAGAGCTTCTCTGCGCGCAGCTGTTGGACACGTGTCTTTGCAAG GGCAGCCTGGAcaacatgacctgcctcctggtcTGCTTTCCGGGGGCTCCCAGACCTTGTGAGGAGGCCGTCAGGAAGGAGGTACTGCTCGATGCAGCCCTGGGACACAGAGTTGCAG AGCTGTGTGCCTCTGCTTCAGAGCCCCCCAGCTTGAACACAGTTTTCAGGACTCTGGCCTCTGAGGACATCCCGGATTTACCTCCTGGGGGAGGGCTCTACTGCAA GGCCACAGTCATCGCTGAAGCTTATTCTCAGTTCTACCAGGCCTCAAGACAGCGCTGTGTG ggtctccacatgaggtggcaagAGTTTCTGCTCCAGGTTTACGTCCCAGGAACCTAA
- the RTN2 gene encoding reticulon-2 isoform X1: protein MGQVLPVFAHCKEAPSTASSTPDSTEGGNDDSDFRELHTAREFSEDDEEETTSQDWGTPRELTFSYIAFDGVVGSGARRDSAPRRPRPQGRSVSEPRDLPPQPGLGDSLESIPSLSQSPEPGRRGDPSSAPPAERPPEDLGLQLDQLGWATRGAVTGEDSATSSSTPLEDEEPEGSVAGEAGKELDLPLGFVQSSPLEVFTPQPSPVSGIPQTPTQSPPRSQSRDSNSSPDEPLLDEKEEEPWGQLEREPITGQCLDSTDQSEFTLESHVLVVDLLHWKDVKTSGVVFTGLMVSLLSLLHFSIVSVAAHVALLLLCGTISLRVYRKVLQAVHRGDGANPFQAYLDVDLTLTQEQTERLSQQIASRVVSAAIQLRHFFLVEDLVDSLKLALLFYILTFVGAVFNGLTLLILGVIGVFTVPLLYRQHQAQIDQYVGLVTNQLSHIKTKIRAKIPGTGALASVAAAVSGPKAKAE, encoded by the exons ATGGGGCAGGTCCTGCCGGTCTTCGCCCACTGCA AAGAAGCTCCGTCTACAGCTTCATCTACCCCTGACTCCACAGAAG GAGGGAACGACGATTCGGATTTTCGGGAGCTGCATACAGCCCGGGAATTCTCGGAGGACGACGAGGAGGAGACCACGTCGCAGGACTGGGGCACTCCCCGGGAGCTGACCTTCTCCTACATCGCCTTCGACGGTGTGGTGGGCTCTGGGGCTCGCAGAGATTCAGCCCCTCGCCGCCCAAGGCCCCAGGGCCGCTCAGTCTCGGAGCCGCGAGACCTGCCCCCTCAGCCCGGCCTGGGCGACAGCTTGGAAAGCATCCCCAGCCTGAGCCAATCCCCAGAGCCCGGGCGTCGAGGTGACCCCAGTTCTGCCCCTCCAGCTGAGCGCCCCCCGGAGGACCTGGGGCTCCAGCTGGATCAGCTGGGCTGGGCGACCCGGGGAGCAGTGACTGGGGAGGACTCTGCCACCAGTAGCTCCACTCCGCTGGAAGACGAGGAGCCCGAAGGATCAGTGGCTGGAGAGGCTGGGAAAG AATTGGACCTACCACTCGGATTTGTGCAGTCCTCGCCGCTGGAAGTCTTTACTCCACAGCCCAGCCCTGTCTCTGGGATCCCCCAGACCCCCACCCAATCCCCGCCTCGATCCCAATCCCGGGATTCGAACTCTTCGCCGGATGAGCCCTTGCTGGACGAGAAGGAGGAAGAGCCCTGGGGGCAACTGGAGCGGGAGCCAATCACGGGGCAGTGCCTCGATAGCACGGACCAATCAGAATTCACGTTGGAATCACACGTTCTAG TGGTGGACCTGCTGCACTGGAAGGACGTGAAGACGTCAGGAGTGGTCTTCACAGGCCTCATGGTCTCCCTGCTAAGCCTCCTGCACTTTAGCATCGTGTCCGTGGCCGCCCACGTGGCCCTGTTGCTGCTCTGCGGCACCATCTCTCTCAGGGTTTACCGAAAAGTGCTGCAGGCCGTGCACCGGGGGGACGGCGCCAACCCCTTCCA GGCCTACCTGGATGTGGACCTGACCCTGACTCAGGAGCAGACTGAACGTTTGTCCCAGCAGATTGCCTCCCGTGTGGTTTCTGCGGCCATACAGCTGCGGCATTTCTTTCTGGTAGAAGACCTCGTGGACTCCCTCAAG CTGGCCCTTCTCTTCTACATCTTGACCTTCGTGGGTGCCGTCTTCAACGGTTTGACTCTTCTCATTCTGG GAGTGATCGGTGTATTCACAGTCCCTCTGCTATATCGACAGCACCAG GCCCAGATTGATCAGTATGTGGGATTGGTGACCAATCAGTTGAGCCACATCAAAACTAA GATCCGAGCTAAAATCCCAGGGACCGGAGCCCTTGCCTCGGTAGCAGCTGCAGTCTCTGGACCCAAAGCCAAAGCCGAATGA
- the PPM1N gene encoding probable protein phosphatase 1N isoform X6, whose amino-acid sequence MEAWNSDSVLVELEVSMKGGCKDYLWEGSLDNMTCLLVCFPGAPRPCEEAVRKEVLLDAALGHRVAELCASASEPPSLNTVFRTLASEDIPDLPPGGGLYCKATVIAEAYSQFYQASRQRCVKGQKGAEEPTGAHSVSALRLEA is encoded by the exons ATGGAGGCGTGGAACTCAGACTCCGTTCTGGTGGAGCTAGAGGTGTCAATGAAGGGAGGGTGCAAAGATTACCTCTGGGAG GGCAGCCTGGAcaacatgacctgcctcctggtcTGCTTTCCGGGGGCTCCCAGACCTTGTGAGGAGGCCGTCAGGAAGGAGGTACTGCTCGATGCAGCCCTGGGACACAGAGTTGCAG AGCTGTGTGCCTCTGCTTCAGAGCCCCCCAGCTTGAACACAGTTTTCAGGACTCTGGCCTCTGAGGACATCCCGGATTTACCTCCTGGGGGAGGGCTCTACTGCAA GGCCACAGTCATCGCTGAAGCTTATTCTCAGTTCTACCAGGCCTCAAGACAGCGCTGTGTG AAGGGGCAGAAAGGGGCTGAGGAACCCACTGGCGCCCATTCAGTCTCTGCCTTGCGCTTGGAGGCTTAA
- the PPM1N gene encoding probable protein phosphatase 1N isoform X7 translates to MTCLLVCFPGAPRPCEEAVRKEVLLDAALGHRVAELCASASEPPSLNTVFRTLASEDIPDLPPGGGLYCKATVIAEAYSQFYQASRQRCVKGQKGAEEPTGAHSVSALRLEA, encoded by the exons atgacctgcctcctggtcTGCTTTCCGGGGGCTCCCAGACCTTGTGAGGAGGCCGTCAGGAAGGAGGTACTGCTCGATGCAGCCCTGGGACACAGAGTTGCAG AGCTGTGTGCCTCTGCTTCAGAGCCCCCCAGCTTGAACACAGTTTTCAGGACTCTGGCCTCTGAGGACATCCCGGATTTACCTCCTGGGGGAGGGCTCTACTGCAA GGCCACAGTCATCGCTGAAGCTTATTCTCAGTTCTACCAGGCCTCAAGACAGCGCTGTGTG AAGGGGCAGAAAGGGGCTGAGGAACCCACTGGCGCCCATTCAGTCTCTGCCTTGCGCTTGGAGGCTTAA
- the RTN2 gene encoding reticulon-2 isoform X2 encodes MGQVLPVFAHCKEAPSTASSTPDSTEGGNDDSDFRELHTAREFSEDDEEETTSQDWGTPRELTFSYIAFDAERPPEDLGLQLDQLGWATRGAVTGEDSATSSSTPLEDEEPEGSVAGEAGKELDLPLGFVQSSPLEVFTPQPSPVSGIPQTPTQSPPRSQSRDSNSSPDEPLLDEKEEEPWGQLEREPITGQCLDSTDQSEFTLESHVLVVDLLHWKDVKTSGVVFTGLMVSLLSLLHFSIVSVAAHVALLLLCGTISLRVYRKVLQAVHRGDGANPFQAYLDVDLTLTQEQTERLSQQIASRVVSAAIQLRHFFLVEDLVDSLKLALLFYILTFVGAVFNGLTLLILGVIGVFTVPLLYRQHQAQIDQYVGLVTNQLSHIKTKIRAKIPGTGALASVAAAVSGPKAKAE; translated from the exons ATGGGGCAGGTCCTGCCGGTCTTCGCCCACTGCA AAGAAGCTCCGTCTACAGCTTCATCTACCCCTGACTCCACAGAAG GAGGGAACGACGATTCGGATTTTCGGGAGCTGCATACAGCCCGGGAATTCTCGGAGGACGACGAGGAGGAGACCACGTCGCAGGACTGGGGCACTCCCCGGGAGCTGACCTTCTCCTACATCGCCTTCGACG CTGAGCGCCCCCCGGAGGACCTGGGGCTCCAGCTGGATCAGCTGGGCTGGGCGACCCGGGGAGCAGTGACTGGGGAGGACTCTGCCACCAGTAGCTCCACTCCGCTGGAAGACGAGGAGCCCGAAGGATCAGTGGCTGGAGAGGCTGGGAAAG AATTGGACCTACCACTCGGATTTGTGCAGTCCTCGCCGCTGGAAGTCTTTACTCCACAGCCCAGCCCTGTCTCTGGGATCCCCCAGACCCCCACCCAATCCCCGCCTCGATCCCAATCCCGGGATTCGAACTCTTCGCCGGATGAGCCCTTGCTGGACGAGAAGGAGGAAGAGCCCTGGGGGCAACTGGAGCGGGAGCCAATCACGGGGCAGTGCCTCGATAGCACGGACCAATCAGAATTCACGTTGGAATCACACGTTCTAG TGGTGGACCTGCTGCACTGGAAGGACGTGAAGACGTCAGGAGTGGTCTTCACAGGCCTCATGGTCTCCCTGCTAAGCCTCCTGCACTTTAGCATCGTGTCCGTGGCCGCCCACGTGGCCCTGTTGCTGCTCTGCGGCACCATCTCTCTCAGGGTTTACCGAAAAGTGCTGCAGGCCGTGCACCGGGGGGACGGCGCCAACCCCTTCCA GGCCTACCTGGATGTGGACCTGACCCTGACTCAGGAGCAGACTGAACGTTTGTCCCAGCAGATTGCCTCCCGTGTGGTTTCTGCGGCCATACAGCTGCGGCATTTCTTTCTGGTAGAAGACCTCGTGGACTCCCTCAAG CTGGCCCTTCTCTTCTACATCTTGACCTTCGTGGGTGCCGTCTTCAACGGTTTGACTCTTCTCATTCTGG GAGTGATCGGTGTATTCACAGTCCCTCTGCTATATCGACAGCACCAG GCCCAGATTGATCAGTATGTGGGATTGGTGACCAATCAGTTGAGCCACATCAAAACTAA GATCCGAGCTAAAATCCCAGGGACCGGAGCCCTTGCCTCGGTAGCAGCTGCAGTCTCTGGACCCAAAGCCAAAGCCGAATGA
- the PPM1N gene encoding probable protein phosphatase 1N isoform X5, with translation MEAWNSDSVLVELEVSMKGGCKDYLWEVKGSLDNMTCLLVCFPGAPRPCEEAVRKEVLLDAALGHRVAELCASASEPPSLNTVFRTLASEDIPDLPPGGGLYCKATVIAEAYSQFYQASRQRCVKGQKGAEEPTGAHSVSALRLEA, from the exons ATGGAGGCGTGGAACTCAGACTCCGTTCTGGTGGAGCTAGAGGTGTCAATGAAGGGAGGGTGCAAAGATTACCTCTGGGAGGTAAAG GGCAGCCTGGAcaacatgacctgcctcctggtcTGCTTTCCGGGGGCTCCCAGACCTTGTGAGGAGGCCGTCAGGAAGGAGGTACTGCTCGATGCAGCCCTGGGACACAGAGTTGCAG AGCTGTGTGCCTCTGCTTCAGAGCCCCCCAGCTTGAACACAGTTTTCAGGACTCTGGCCTCTGAGGACATCCCGGATTTACCTCCTGGGGGAGGGCTCTACTGCAA GGCCACAGTCATCGCTGAAGCTTATTCTCAGTTCTACCAGGCCTCAAGACAGCGCTGTGTG AAGGGGCAGAAAGGGGCTGAGGAACCCACTGGCGCCCATTCAGTCTCTGCCTTGCGCTTGGAGGCTTAA
- the RTN2 gene encoding reticulon-2 isoform X3, with amino-acid sequence MESHWLGTKGAPPPIPSLRVPLKWAKSLRSSGVCSLSLGGAEMGSKVVDLLHWKDVKTSGVVFTGLMVSLLSLLHFSIVSVAAHVALLLLCGTISLRVYRKVLQAVHRGDGANPFQAYLDVDLTLTQEQTERLSQQIASRVVSAAIQLRHFFLVEDLVDSLKLALLFYILTFVGAVFNGLTLLILGVIGVFTVPLLYRQHQAQIDQYVGLVTNQLSHIKTKIRAKIPGTGALASVAAAVSGPKAKAE; translated from the exons ATGGAGAGCCATTGGCTGGGTACAAAGGGGGCCCCGCCCCCTATTCCCTCCCTCCGGGTTCCACTGAAGTGGGCAAAATCCCTGAGAAGCAGCGGTGTCTGTAGCCTCTCACTCGGAGGAGCCGAGATGGGGAGTAAAG TGGTGGACCTGCTGCACTGGAAGGACGTGAAGACGTCAGGAGTGGTCTTCACAGGCCTCATGGTCTCCCTGCTAAGCCTCCTGCACTTTAGCATCGTGTCCGTGGCCGCCCACGTGGCCCTGTTGCTGCTCTGCGGCACCATCTCTCTCAGGGTTTACCGAAAAGTGCTGCAGGCCGTGCACCGGGGGGACGGCGCCAACCCCTTCCA GGCCTACCTGGATGTGGACCTGACCCTGACTCAGGAGCAGACTGAACGTTTGTCCCAGCAGATTGCCTCCCGTGTGGTTTCTGCGGCCATACAGCTGCGGCATTTCTTTCTGGTAGAAGACCTCGTGGACTCCCTCAAG CTGGCCCTTCTCTTCTACATCTTGACCTTCGTGGGTGCCGTCTTCAACGGTTTGACTCTTCTCATTCTGG GAGTGATCGGTGTATTCACAGTCCCTCTGCTATATCGACAGCACCAG GCCCAGATTGATCAGTATGTGGGATTGGTGACCAATCAGTTGAGCCACATCAAAACTAA GATCCGAGCTAAAATCCCAGGGACCGGAGCCCTTGCCTCGGTAGCAGCTGCAGTCTCTGGACCCAAAGCCAAAGCCGAATGA
- the PPM1N gene encoding probable protein phosphatase 1N isoform X3 → MAALARLLERLLWPARKEEEMEEEEGRRSPNRPQSLLDAPRCAQRPHGGAAAAWGLRFGASAVQGWRAHMEDAHCACLALPGLPPGWAFFAVLDGHGGARAALFGARHLKGQVLEALGPEPSEPQGVCEALRRAFLSADARLRALWPRGEPGGSTAVALLVSPRFLYLAHCGDSRAVLSRSGAVAFSTEDHRPIRPRERERIHDAGGTISRRRLEGSLAVSRALGDFAYKEAPGRPPEQQLVSAEPEGSLDNMTCLLVCFPGAPRPCEEAVRKEVLLDAALGHRVAELCASASEPPSLNTVFRTLASEDIPDLPPGGGLYCKATVIAEAYSQFYQASRQRCVKGQKGAEEPTGAHSVSALRLEA, encoded by the exons ATGGCGGCCCTTGCCCGCCTGCTGGAACGTCTCCTTTGGCCAGCCCGCAAGgaagaggagatggaggaagaggagggacgCAGGTCTCCCAACCGGCCTCAGTCCCTCCTAGACGCGCCGCGTTGCGCTCAGCGGCCGCACGGGGGTGCGGCGGCGGCGTGGGGTCTGCGCTTCGGGGCTAGCGCAGTACAGGGCTGGCGCGCACACATGGAGGACGCTCATTGCGCTTGCCTTGCGCTACCCGGGCTGCCCCCGGGCTGGGCTTTCTTCGCAGTCCTCGACGGCCACGGCGGGGCAAGAGCCGCCCTCTTCGGCGCGCGCCATCTGAAGGGCCAAGTACTTGAGGCGCTGGGCCCGGAGCCCAGCGAGCCCCAGGGCGTATGCGAAGCACTGCGCCGCGCCTTTCTGAGCGCAGACGCGCGCCTGCGTGCGCTCTGGCCCCGCGGAGAGCCGGGGGGCTCCACCGCTGTGGCGTTACTGGTTTCCCCGCGCTTTCTGTACCTGGCGCACTGCGGTGACTCTCGCGCGGTGCTGAGTCGCTCCGGCGCCGTGGCCTTCAGCACCGAGGACCATCGGCCCATCCGTCCCCGAGAACGTGAACGCATCCATGACGCGGGCGGCACCATCAGCCGTCGGCGCCTCGAGGGCTCTTTGGCAGTGTCCAGAGCACTGGGAGACTTTGCCTACAAAGAGGCTCCGGGAAGGCCCCCAGAACAGCAACTCGTTTCCGCGGAGCCTGAG GGCAGCCTGGAcaacatgacctgcctcctggtcTGCTTTCCGGGGGCTCCCAGACCTTGTGAGGAGGCCGTCAGGAAGGAGGTACTGCTCGATGCAGCCCTGGGACACAGAGTTGCAG AGCTGTGTGCCTCTGCTTCAGAGCCCCCCAGCTTGAACACAGTTTTCAGGACTCTGGCCTCTGAGGACATCCCGGATTTACCTCCTGGGGGAGGGCTCTACTGCAA GGCCACAGTCATCGCTGAAGCTTATTCTCAGTTCTACCAGGCCTCAAGACAGCGCTGTGTG AAGGGGCAGAAAGGGGCTGAGGAACCCACTGGCGCCCATTCAGTCTCTGCCTTGCGCTTGGAGGCTTAA